In Pseudomonas flavescens, the sequence GCGTTGCCCGACGTGCAGATGCATTTCGTGCCCGGTTATCGCAGCCACCGTGGACGGCTGTTCGAGTGGGGCCATGGCTACGCCATCCATACCTGTGTGCTGCGCCCGAAAAGCATCGGTGAGGTGCGTCTGGGGGCGGGACGCAGCCTGCTTGTCGACTTCAACTTCTTCAGTGATGAAGCGGACGCGCGCGTATTGATCGAGGGTGTGAAACTGGCGCGCAGGATTCTTGCCCAGCCAGCCTTCGATAATTCGCGTGGCGTCGAGATGCTGCCAGGGTCGGAAGTGCAGACGGATGAGCAGTTGCTGGCGCATTTGCGCGAGTGCGCGGCTACCGTGTTTCACCCGGTTGGTACCTGCAAGATGGGCACTGACGAAATGGCGGTGGTGACGCCGGCGCTGAAGGTGCGCGGCATGGAGAACCTGCGGGTTGCCGATGCCTCGATCATGCCGACGTTGATCAGCGGCAACACCAACGCGGCGTGCATCATGATCGGCGAGCGAGCGGCGGATTTTATCCTGAGCAGCGAAGTACCCAGCCCGACGGCCAGGCACTCGCTTGTGCAGGAAGCTTAGAACGCCAGGCCGACTTTCAGGCCAACCTGTTCCTGTTTGAGCTTGCTGTTTTCAGCCAGCACGCTGTCGCTGTCGACTTTGTAGTTCGTGCGGGTGTAGTACAGGCTGGTGCTGACTGGCAGGTTGTTGATGCCCTTGTTCCACAGCACGGTCAGCTCGGCGTACGGGTTGGCCTTGTCCTTCAGGTCAACGGTGTCGCTGCCTTCGCCTCTGACTTTCAGTTCGGCTTCTGCATCGAGCGAATAACGTGCGCCGGCCTCGAGGCGGACGGTGTAATCGGACGTCAGGTAGTTGTAGCCGATGCCGGCCTTGGCAAAGGGGGCTTTGCTGGTCAGTTTGACGTTGGTATCAAGCGGGCCGGCATCGTCCTGCTCGATGCGACCCCAGTCATAGCCGCCGCCAACGATGAAGTCGATGTAGTTGTTGGTGCTCAGCGCGGCACGCAAGCCCAGGTCGAGGTCGGCACGGGCTGCCTGGTACTTGTCGTCGTCTTTCTTGCGGTACTGGGCTTCGATGCCCGCTTGATAGATGAAGCCTTCATGGCCCGTCAGCTTGTTGCCGAAGTTATAGAACAGACCGCCCTGATTCAGACGCTCCTTGTCGCTTTCGCCAAAGGTGCTCAGCTTGTACTGATTGTGCGAGCCGATGACGCCGATGGTGGAGATCGGGTCAGTGATAGAGTCGGCGTAGGCGTGCGAAGCACCAGCGAGGCAGAGGGCGAGTGCGGTTTTCGACGTGATTCCATTGAGTTGCATGGCTGAATCCTTGGCAGTCTGTTCATGTGATGGCGTGCACCCATTCGATGCGGTGCACGCCGATGGACTGCCCACTTGCACAAGTTATTCGAGTAGCCCGACGAACGGTCGTAAGTGGTTGTTTCGGATCAGATATGAGTGTGCTGGATAGAGGCGTAGATGACCGATTGGTCAGCTTTTTCGAGCGCTTCATTCGACCCGCCTCCAGGCGTTGATACGCCTGGGATGCGCGTCGATCAGTCGAGTTTGATGACCTTGGCCAGCAGGATCTTCGGGCCCTTCATCTTCTTGACGATCAGGCGAAGGCCGGCGACCTCGAGTGATTCCTCTTCCTCGGGCACCCGCTTGAGGGTTTCGTAGATCAGCCCCGCGAGGGTTTCCGCCTCGATATGGTCGAGGTCGACGCCGAGCAGCCGCTCCAGCTTGAACAGCGGCGTATCACCGCGCACCAGCAGCTTGCCGGGTTGATAGGCGAGGATGCCGCGCTCGGCCTTGCGGTGTTCGTCCTGAATATCGCCGACCAGGGCTTCGAGCACGTCTTCCATGGTCAGGTAGCCGATGACCTTGCCATCGGCTTCCTCGACCAGCGCGAAGTGGGCGCCGCCTTTGCGGAACTGCTCCAGCAACTCGGAGAGTGGCAGGTTGCGGTTGACCTTCTCCAGGGGGTGCATCAGCTCGCTGAGGCGCAGGGTCGAGGGCAGCATTTCCAGCAGCGACAGGTGCAGCAGCAGGTCCTTGATATGCAGCACGCCGACGAACTCGCCAGCGGCCTCGTCGTAGATCGGGTAGCGGCTGTACTTGTGGCGACGGAACACGCTGAACACTTCATCCAGCGAGGCGTTGAGCTCGAGGTAGATCAGGTCTTCGCGGGAGTTGGCCCAGTCCACCACGTCCAGCTCGCCCAATTCGACCGCCGAGGCGAGCACGCGCATGTCCTGGTCGGTCGGGTCGCTGGCACGGCTGGAGTGCAGGATCAGCTTGAGCTCATCGCGGCTGTAGTGATGGTCGTGGTGCGCCCCCGGCTCGCCCTGGCCGGCGATACGCAGAATGGCGTTGGCGCTGGCATTGAGCAGGAAAATCGCCGGGTACATGGCCCAGTAGAACAGGTACAGCGGCACCGCCGTCCACAGCGACAGCAGCTCGGGCTTGCGAATCGCCCAGGACTTGGGCGCCAGCTCGCCGACGACGATGTGCAAGTAGGAAATGATGAAGAAGGCGGTGAAGAAGGCGATGCCGTGAATCAGCTTCTGCGACTCGATGCCGATGGAGGTCAGCAGGGGTTCGAGCAGGTGGGCGAAAGCCGGTTCACCGACCCAGCCAAGGCCGAGGGACGCCAGGGTGATACCCAACTGGCAGGCCGACAGATAGGCGTCGAGCTGGTTGTGCACGGTACGCAGGATGTGTCCGCGCCAGCCATTCTCCTGGGCCAGGGCTTCGACCTTGGTGGCCCGCAGCTTGACCATGGCGAACTCGGCGGCAACGAAGAAGCCGTTGAGCAGCACCAGAAACAGGGCGAACAGCACGAGGCCGAAATCGGCGAAATAGGTGGAGAAGGAGACGCTCGTAGAGGGATCCATGGGGAGTTCGTGTGACCAGATATTGCTAAAGGGTGGGGCTTGGGACTGTGCTTTGCAATAGGGCCTGGGTCACAGGCCCTAAAGTAGTCAGCGCTCGCGCTGCGCTATCTGGGCCGCCGGGAAGTGACAGGTGAACAGGCTGCCCTTGCCGACGACGCTGGTGATGTCCAGTTGGCCGCGGTGGCGCAGCAGCACGTGCTTGACGATCGCCAGGCCCAGACCGGTACCGCCGGTGTTGCTGGCACGGCTGGAGTCCACCCGATAGAAGCGCTCGGTCAGCCGCGGCAGGTGCTTGGCCTCGATGCCCGGCCCGGTGTCCTGCACGGACAGGTGCGCGCCCTGTTCGTCCTGCCACCAGCGAATGCGGATTTCGCCTTCGGCCTGGGTGTACTTGACCGCATTGAACACCAGATTCGAAAAGGCGCTACGCAGTTCCGACTCGCTGCCCTTGAGCCTGACTCCGGCGTCGGCGTCCAGGCTGATGCGGTGGTTATGCTCCGCGGACAGTGCCTGGGCATCGGTCTTGATTGCCAGCAGGAGTTGCTCGACCGGCACGGGCTGGTTGTCGGACGGGTAGTCGGTGGCTTCCAGTTTGGCCAGCAGGAGCAGATCGTTGAGCAGGCACTGCATGCGCGAGCCCTGTTGCTGCATCTGTTGCAGGGCACGGCGCCAGCGCGGATTGATCTCGTCGACGTTGTCCTGCAGGGTTTCCACGTAGCCGGAAATCACCGTGAGCGGCGTACGCAACTCGTGGGAAACGTTGGCGACGAAATCCTTGCGCATCTGTTCGAGCTGATGCAGCCGCGTCACGTCACGGACCAGCATCAGGTGTTCCTGATTGCCATAGCGGGTGATGTTCAGTTGCAGCTGCTTGCGCGGGTTGACCGGCGAGGGCAGCTCCAGCGGCTCGAGGTATTTGCCGCGCTCGAAGTATTCCTTGAAGCGTGGATCACGTACCAGGTTGGTGATCGACTGACCGCTGTCCTGAGGGGTTTTCAGGCCCAGCAGGGTTTCCGAGGCCTTGTTCCACCATTCCAGATTGCCGTGGCTGTCGAGCATGATCACGGCATCGCGCAGGGCCGCGGTGGACTCCTGGACACGGTCGATCACCGCTTGCAGGCGGCCGCGGGCACGCTGGTTGCGACGTTGCAGGTGATAGATGCTGTCGAACACCTCGCCCCACAGGCCGTAGCCGTCTGGCGGTGGTTCGTCGGGCTGGTGATCCTTGAGCCAGGCATGCAGGCGCAACAATTGGCTGAGCGTCCATGCCAGGTGAATGGCCAGACCCAGGGCCAGTGCCCAGGCATACTGGCCGGTGATCACGCCCAGCACCAGACAGGCGGCGACCAGTAGCAGCAGGCGGCGGGTTATGGCGCCGCGCCAGTTGCTCGTCACGTTGCGCTCATCCGTCCGCGTGTCCCTGTCATGTTGCGCTCCAGGCTGCCGGTCAGCCCTTGGTGGAGAAACGATAACCGGTGCCGCGCACCGTCTGCACCAGATTTTCGTAGGCTTCGCCGAGCGCTTTGCGCAGGCGGCGGATATGCACGTCGACGGTACGTTCTTCGACGTAGACGTTGCCGCCCCATACCTGGTCGAGCAGTTGGCCGCGAGTGTACGCGCGTTCCTGATGCGTCATGAAGAATTGCAGCAGGCGATATTCGGTGGGCCCCATTTCCGCCGGCTTGCCGTCGATGGTCACGCGGTGGCTGATCGGGTCGAGCAACAGCCCGCCCACTTCGATCGGGCCCTCGCTGTCGCTGGGGCCGGCGCGGCGCAGTACCGCTTTCAGGCGGGCGACCAGCTCGCGGGGCGAGAAGGGCTTGGTGATGTAATCGTCGGCACCGACCTCCAGGCCCTGGATCTTGTTGTCCTCTTCGCCCTTGGCGGTGAGCATGATGATCGGGATGTCGCCGGTCAGCTCGTCGCGCTTGAGGCGTCGGGCCAGCTCGATGCCGGAGGTGCCGGGCAGCATCCAGTCGAGCAGGATCAGATCGGGTTTGCGATCGACGATGATGGCGTGGGCCTGCTGGGTATTTTCCGCTTCCAGGCACTCGTATCCGGCCATTTCCAGCGCTACCACGATCATTTCGCGGATCGGCGCTTCGTCATCGACGATCAGGATGTTCTTGCCAACCATGGGTCGAGCCTCAATTCATTCAACTGTCATGCGGCGCATTAGATAACGGAATTATTGCAGCGATATGACAGCCGTGCGGCAAGGCGAGGCGCGGCGGGCGCTGCGCAAGGTCCTAGCGCAGGGCGTAATCCAGCACGATGCCGATGAAGATCGCCAGGCCAGCCCAGTGGTTGTGCAGGAATGCCTGGAAGCAGACCATCGGCTCGCGTTCGCGAGTCATGTGAAATTCCCAGGCGAAACAGGCAGCAGCGGCCAGCAGGCCAAGGTAGAAATACAGGCCCAGCTCGAAGCGCGCACCGGCCAGGCACAGGCATAGCAGTGTCAGGCCCTGCAGGCCGAGGATGATCACCCGGTCGGCGTCGCCGAACAGGATCGCCGTGGATTTCACGCCGATTTTCAGATCGTCCTCACGGTCGGCCATGGCGTAGTAGGTATCGTAGGCGACGGTCCAGATCACGTTGGCGAGCAGCAGCAGCCAGGCGGCCACCGGCAGGCTGCCGGTTTCTGCGGTGAACGCCATCGGCATGCCCCAGGAGAACGCGGTGCCCAGCACCACCTGGGGGTAATAGGTGTAGCGTTTCATGAAGGGGTAGAGCGCGGCCACGCCCAGTGCACCGAACGACAGCCAGACGGTGGTGGCATTGGTCAGCAACACCAGGCCGAAGCTGAGGGCGATCAGCACCGCGAACAGGATCAGCGCTTCGCGGGCGCTGACCCGCCCGCTGGCCAGCGGGCGGGCCTTGGTGCGACTGACATGGCCGTCGAAGTTGCGGTCGGCGTAATCGTTGATCACGCAGCCCGCCGCGCGCATCAGAATCACCCCGACCACGAAGATCACCAGGTTTCTGGTACTCGGTACACCCTCGGCAGCGATCCACAGTGCCCACAGGGTCGGCCAGAGCAGTAGGTAGATGCCAATCGGCTTTTCCAGGCGCATCAACTGCACGAAGTCCCATGCCCGTGGGTGCAGGCGGTTGAGCGATTGCAGCAGGCGGGTGTACATCGTCGGTTTCTCCTGGCGGGGTGCGCGGATTATACGGGCGCAGGCACCGCGCGCCAGGTGTGTCGGCGCTAGTGGGCGGCGAGCCAGAACGCGGGCAGGAACACTTCGGCGACCAGCACCGCCAGACGGTCACGGCGAAAACATGAGCGCCGCGCCCACAGTCCCTGATGCGGGTTGTCTGCAGGCAGCCAGGCGGCCGGGTAATGACACACCTGCAATGCGCCTCGTTCGAAGGCCTGGTCGCTGAACAGCAACTCGCCAAGGGAGCGGCTACCCAGCTGCTGCAAGTCGAGGCCGGAGTCGGTCAGCGCCTCACGGGCCGCTACGCTGCGAGCGAACACCCAGGGCTCGGCATTGCCGCGCAGATGCACCTCGCGCACCCAGCCAAGGCTGCCAGACGGCACATCGAGCGCGGCGCACTCGTCGTCACGCAGTTCCAGCCAGCCTTCACGCAGCGGGATGACGCTGAAACCGCCGTCGGACAGTTCGCTCAGCCGACGGGTCAGCGAGCGCTCGTCGAACAGCCAGGCGCAGATGGTGGCTGATGGCGCGGGCTGCAGTTGATCGCGGGACAGCCAGTCTGGCGTCTGGGAGGCGGAACGGGGCACGGTGCGGATTCGCGATATGGAGATGCGCGAAGTCTAGCATGGGCATTGCCGCGGGTTTCGGCCTGCCCCGGCGTTCGTCGCGTGTGCTTGGCGCGTCCTGGCATTTGCGGTAGCGTGCCCGCGCAATGACCGTGACTACGCCGGAGAGCGTTTATGAAAAAGTGGCAATGTGTGGTCTGCGGACTGATCTACGACGAGCGTGATGGCTGGCCCGATGACGGCATCGAGCCCGGCACCCGCTGGGAAGATGTGCCGGAAGACTGGCTGTGCCCCGACTGTGGCGTGGGCAAGATCGACTTCGAGATGATCGAGATCAACTGAGCCCTCGCGAGACCAACCCAACAGGAACGAGCAATGAGCGACCCCGTGGTAATCGTCGGCACCGGCCTGGCCGGCTACAACCTGGCACGTGAATTTCGCAAGCTGGACAGCGAAACGCCGCTGTTGCTGATCACTGCCGATGATGGTCGTTCTTACTCCAAGCCGATGCTGTCCACCGGCTTCGCCAAGAGCAAGGATGCCGATGGCCTGTGCATGGCCGAGCCCGGGGCGATGGCCGAACAGCTGGCTGCCCAGGTGTGGACCCACACGCGGGTTACCGGTATCGACCCGGGGCACCAACGCCTGTGGATCGGCGAGGAGGCGGTGCCATACCGTGATCTGGTGCTCGCCTGGGGCGCCGAGGTGCTGCGCGTGCCCATCGAGGGCGACGCCAGCGAGGAGTTGTTCACGGTCAACGACCTGCACGGTTACGGGCATTTTCGCCAGGCGGCACAGGGCAAGCGCCGCGTGCTGATTCTGGGCGCCGGCCTGATCGGCTGCGAGTTCGCCAACGACCTGTCGCTCGGTGGCTACGAGGTCGATCTGGTTGCACCCTGCGAACAACTGATGCCGGCCCTGCTGCCGGCCGAAGCGGCGGCTGCCGTGCAGGCGGGGCTGGAGGCATTGGGCGTGCGCTTGCACCTGGGGCCGGTGGTCAGCCGGCTGCAACATGCGGGTGACGGGCTCGAGGCGCATCTGTCCGATGGCCGGTCGATCGCCTGTGATCTGGTGATCTCTGCGGTTGGTCTGCGCCCGCGCACCGATCTGGCTGCCGCTGCCGGCCTGGCCATCAACCGCGGCGTCATGGTCGACCGCCAACTGCGCACCTCCCACGCCAATATCTACGCACTCGGCGATTGTGCGGAGGTCGACGGTCTCAATCTGCTCTATGTGATGCCGCTGATGGCCTGCGCCCGTGCACTGGCGAAAACCCTCAGCGGTACGCCGGGAGAGGTGACCTACGGGGCCATGCCGGTGACCGTGAAAACCCCTGCCTGCCCATTGGTCGTGTCGCCACCACCGCGTGGAAGCCATGGCAACTGGACGGTCGAGGGCAGCGGTGCGGATATACGGGCGCTATGCCACGACGCCTCTGGCGCCCTGCTGGGGTATGCGCTGACCGGCGCAGCGGTTCAGGAAAAACTGGCACTCAATCGTCAACTGCCGGCCCTGCTGCCCTGAGCGTTCTGTCGCCTGCTCGACAAAATTGCCTGATTTAGCCTGAAACGGGGCTGGCGAAGCCCTCTGGAGCGTGCCATTCTCCCCATGCCTGCCGCAGTGTAGAGCTGTCGCGGCGCCTTGGCGCCGCATGGCACGGAACACAACAACAACAAACCGTAAATGAGGCATTTATGCGCAAACCCGAACTCGCCGCCGCTATCGCGGAAAAAGCCGATCTGACCAAGGATCAGGCCAATCGTGTACTCAACGCCGTTCTCGAAGAAATCACCGGTGCACTGAACCGCAAGGACAGTGTGACGCTGGTCGGCTTCGGTACGTTCGTACAGCGCCATCGCGGTGCTCGTACCGGCAAGAACCCGCAGACCGGGGAGCCGGTGAAGATCAAGGCCAGCAACACCGTCGCCTTCAAACCCGGCAAAGCTCTCAAGGACTCGGTCAACTGAGCCCTGGGGTCTGCTGACGTTTCAGCGCAATGCTGGCAATCACGGAATGTGTGAAAACTACTGCGCTCAGTCATGCGGGTGTTGAAAGCCGGCTGTTCCGAAATGTCAGCAGACCCTCGTCTGGAGCTGGCGCTAGCAATGTCCCCAGGCTAGCTGTCAGGCTTGCGGTAAGTCGCTACAATCGGCGGCCTCCGTTTTCTCCGCCCAAGCAGGCCATGCCATGAAATTCCGTTTTCTTCTCTGGATGCTGGGCCGTCTCATGGCCAAGGCAAGCCGTGACAATCCGGCATTCCGTCAGCAACTGGAGGGTCGCGATCTGGTGTTTCAGTTGCATACGCTCGATGGCAAAGTCGCTCGTCACTTCGTCGTCCGTGAACAGCGCGTCAGCAGCAAGCGCGGCATGGCCAGCGAGCCGGCCTTCGCCATCGGCTTCAAGGATTCACCTTTCGGCTTCGCCACCCTGACGGCGAAGAACAAGCAACTGGCCTTCATGCAGGGTATCCAGAACAAGGACATCCAGATTCAGGGCAATCCCGCTCTGGTGATCTGGTTTCAGGGTCTGACCAAATACCTGCGTCCCAAGCGCCCGGCCGACAAGAAAGCGGCCTGATCCAGCGGAAAACCTTCGCGGCCACGCGCAGCGCGAGTGGCCGCAGCCGCTATCAGTTCGGTGACCCGAACTGCGACGCGAGATCGCGTAGCGCGACCTCTGCGGCCAGCACCTTGCTCAGCGCTTCTTCCGCCTTGTCCCGGGTAATGCCCAGGTTGTCGAGCAGGCTCTGCGGGATTTCACGCTCCGGCCCGGTACCGATACCGTGGTTGCGCAACAGGCTGACCGCCAGATAGACCAGGTTCGGGTAGGTGGAGTGGTTGCCGCTGTAGCTCGAGTCGTGCTGAAAGCGCAGTGCCACCGCCAGCTCTTCGGGCATGTCCCAGTAACGCATCAGCCAGGAGCCGATCTGTTCGCGGCTGATGCCCAGCAGGTGCTGCTCGATATAGCTGTGTGGCAGGTGCTGGTTGACCTCCAGGTGGCGGCAGATCAGCGAGAAGTGCGGCGGGAACACGTGAGCCAGCACCAGATTGCCGAAGTTGTGCAGCAGCCCCGCCAGATAGGTCAGACCCGCTTCCGGGCGTTGGGCACGCGGCATGGCGCGCGTCAGGCCTTCGATCACGGCGGCGGTGTAGATCGCCTGTTGCCAGTAGGGCGTGGTCTGCTGCGGTTGGTCCTTGGGCAGGCTGAGGGTCTTGCCCAGGGCCAGGCCCAGGGCCAGGTTGATCACCAGGTCGAAGCCCAGTACGCGAACGATGGCGTCTTCCACCGAGCGGATCTTGCCGGGGGCGGCGTAGTAGGGCGATGCCGCCCAGCTCACCACCTGCGCCGCCAGGGCCGGGTCGGTCTCGACCACGCCGGTGATATCGTCGACAGTGGCGTTGGGGTCGACCCGCAGCTTGATGATCTTCTGCGCGGTTTCCGCCAGCGGTGGAATCTCGATGGTCTCTTCCAGACGTTGCTGGATGCGCCGCGCGGTGAAGGCCTGTACGGCGTGGCTGATCTCGTTGCGATCATCGTCGGGGCGGGTCAGATTGAGCCGCACCTTGCTCACCGGCTCGCCGAAGCGCGCGGCACTGGCCTTGCCCAGCAGGCCCTTGAAGGATTCGGTATGGAGTTCCAGCAGCACGCCGGGCTCGCCCGACTGGATGTACAGGCTCGGCGCCTCGAGCAAGCGCTCGTCGTACAGGCAGGGCGAGCTGGTCAGTGCGGGGATGCCGGGCAGTATCACCAGGTCATGCTTGCCGAGCATGCGATCCAGGCGCTCGGGTTTGACCGCCGTGAGCTTGCGACCGGTCAGTTCGGCCAGGCGATTGAGGTCCAGCAACTGGTTCTGAGGGAACAGCACCAGCAGGGCGCCCACCGCATCCTCGAGCAGCACGGTCTGTACGCGCTGTGCGGCTGGCAGCCCAGGCTGCTCATTGCGCACCTGATAGCTCAGACCAAGCTTTTCCAGCAACTGGCGAATCACCAGAGGCGGTTGGGGGGAGAGGTCGGCGATGGCTACTTCAGTCATGACGTGTTCCGTCGTAAAGGGGGATGCAGCTCCCCAAGTATAACCAGCAAGCTGACAATGCGACCTCGCGAGTCGACGATCGTCCTGTGTAATGTTCAAACTTGCCCATATTGTTGACCATGCCGCAGCCAGCGTTCCAGCAGCGGGCTGACATGCTGTGGCCAGTGCTCCAGCAGGGCCTGAGCCGCATCGCGAACCGCCGGCAGCAGGTCGGCATCACGCATCAGATCAGCTACCTTGAACTGCAGCAGGCCGGTTTGTCGAGTGCCGAGCATTTCTCCGGGGCCGCGCAGCTCGAGATCCTTCTCCGCAATGATGAAGCCATCACAGGTTTCGCGCATGATGCCCAGCCGCTCGCGACCGATCTGTGACAGCGGCGGATGGTAGAGCAGCACGCAATGGCTGGCCGCGCTGCCCCGGCCGACCCTTCCCCTTAACTGATGCAGTTGTGCCAGGCCAAGGCGCTCGGGATTCTCGATGATCATCAGGCTGGCATTGGGCACGTCGACGCCCACCTCGATCACCGTGGTGGCTACCAGCAACTGTAGTTGACCCTGTTTGAACTGATCCATCACCGCGGCTTTTTCGGCGGGCTTCATGCGCCCGTGGATCAAGCCGACCTGCTGACCGACCAGCGCTGCAGCCAGGTCTTCGTAGGTGGTTTCCGCCGCCTGGCAGGTCAACTCCTCGGACTCTTCGATCAGCGTGCAGACCCAGTACGCCTGACGGCCTTCGTTGCAGGCCGAGCGCACCCGCTCGACCACCTCGAAGCGACGGCTGTCCGCCACCAGTACGGTGTTCACCGGTGTACGGCCCGGCGGCAGTTCGTCGAGAATCGAGGTGTCCAGGTCCGCATAGGCGCTCATCGCCAGCGTGCGTGGGATGGGCGTCGCGGTCATGATCAGCTGATGCGGGCTGAGCCGACCGCCAACGCCTTTCTGGCGCAGTGCCAGACGCTGCTGTACGCCGAAACGGTGCTGTTCGTCGATGATCGCCAGGGCCAGGTTGCGAAAGCGCACCTCTTCCTGGAACAGCGCGTGGGTGCCGACCACCATGGGGGCACCGGCTGCGATCTGTTCCAGGGCGGTGGCGCGCGCCTTGCCCTTGAGCTTGCCGGCCAGCCAGGCGGTTTCCAGGCCCAGCGGCTGCAGCCAACGGCTGAAATTGAGGTAATGCTGCTCGGCGAGGATTTCCGTGGGCGCCATCAGCGCGACCTGATAGCCGGCTTCGATTGCCTGTAGTGCGGCGAAGGCCGCGACCACGGTCTTGCCGGCACCCACATCGCCCTGCACCAGGCGCAGCATCGGTTCGCCCTGGCTCAGGTCATAGGCGATTTCTGCGCCGACCCGCTGCTGCGCACCGGTGGGGGTGAAGCCGAGGTTGGCGAGGAATTTACTTGGCAGCTTCTGCGCGACCGGCAATGCAGGCGCGCGCTGCGCACGAGCGCTTTCTCGCAGGCGCTGCATCGACAACTGGTGGGTCAACAGTTCTTCGAAGGCCAGCCGATGCTGGGCCCAGTGCCGGCCTTCGGCGAGCTCCTCGAGGTCTGCATCCGGTGGCGGGCGATGCAGGTAGCGGATCGCCTGGTCCAGCGGCGCCAGCTGATAGTCGTCGGCCAGCTCGCGGGGCAGCCAGTCCGGCAGGCTGTGCGGGCCAAGGCGAACCAGAGCCTGTTCGCTGAGCTGGCGCAGGCGCTGTTGGGTCAGCCCTTCGGTGGTCGGATAGATCGGCGTCAGGGTTTGTTCCACGGCCGGCGGTTCGTCCCCGGAGAGCGCGCGGTACTCGGGATGGTAAATCTCCAGCCCGGACGAACCCGGGCGGATTTCACCGTAGCAGCGCACCTGGGTACCACGCTTGAGGCCTTCCTTCTGCGCATTGCTGAAATGGTAGAAGCGCAGACTGAGCGTGCCACTGCCGTCACTCAGGCGCACCAGCAGGCTGCGACGCCTGCCCATGACCACATCGGCCCCGGAAACGGTGCCCTCGACCACGGCATCCTGGCCAGGTCGCAGGGCACCGATAGGGACGATCCGGGTGCGATCCTGATAGCGCAGAGGCAGGTGGAAAAGGATGTCCTGCAGGGTTTCCAGGCCAACCTTGGCGAGTTTTTCCGCCAGGGCCGCACCAACGCCTTTGAGGTCGGTGACGGAAACCGTCGACAGCTCACTCATCGTTGCCCTCAGACGTTAATCGGCAGGGGCTTGGCAACCGAGCACAGGCGGATGGAGTCGGCCAGCACTTCGATGGCCTTTGGCCGTGGGAAGCTGGCGCGCCAGGCGATGGCTACGGTGCGGAACGGCGCCGGCGGGCTGAGGGGGCGTACTTCGATCACGCCCGGGGCATAGTGGTGGCTGTCCACTGCCGAGAACGGCAGGATGGAAACGCCGAGGCCCGAGGCGACCATATGACGGATGGTTTCCAGCGAGCTGGATTCCACCGTGGTGTGCCGGGCTTGT encodes:
- a CDS encoding hemolysin family protein — its product is MDPSTSVSFSTYFADFGLVLFALFLVLLNGFFVAAEFAMVKLRATKVEALAQENGWRGHILRTVHNQLDAYLSACQLGITLASLGLGWVGEPAFAHLLEPLLTSIGIESQKLIHGIAFFTAFFIISYLHIVVGELAPKSWAIRKPELLSLWTAVPLYLFYWAMYPAIFLLNASANAILRIAGQGEPGAHHDHHYSRDELKLILHSSRASDPTDQDMRVLASAVELGELDVVDWANSREDLIYLELNASLDEVFSVFRRHKYSRYPIYDEAAGEFVGVLHIKDLLLHLSLLEMLPSTLRLSELMHPLEKVNRNLPLSELLEQFRKGGAHFALVEEADGKVIGYLTMEDVLEALVGDIQDEHRKAERGILAYQPGKLLVRGDTPLFKLERLLGVDLDHIEAETLAGLIYETLKRVPEEEESLEVAGLRLIVKKMKGPKILLAKVIKLD
- the phoR gene encoding phosphate regulon sensor histidine kinase PhoR, whose translation is MTSNWRGAITRRLLLLVAACLVLGVITGQYAWALALGLAIHLAWTLSQLLRLHAWLKDHQPDEPPPDGYGLWGEVFDSIYHLQRRNQRARGRLQAVIDRVQESTAALRDAVIMLDSHGNLEWWNKASETLLGLKTPQDSGQSITNLVRDPRFKEYFERGKYLEPLELPSPVNPRKQLQLNITRYGNQEHLMLVRDVTRLHQLEQMRKDFVANVSHELRTPLTVISGYVETLQDNVDEINPRWRRALQQMQQQGSRMQCLLNDLLLLAKLEATDYPSDNQPVPVEQLLLAIKTDAQALSAEHNHRISLDADAGVRLKGSESELRSAFSNLVFNAVKYTQAEGEIRIRWWQDEQGAHLSVQDTGPGIEAKHLPRLTERFYRVDSSRASNTGGTGLGLAIVKHVLLRHRGQLDITSVVGKGSLFTCHFPAAQIAQRER
- the phoB gene encoding phosphate regulon transcriptional regulator PhoB — translated: MVGKNILIVDDEAPIREMIVVALEMAGYECLEAENTQQAHAIIVDRKPDLILLDWMLPGTSGIELARRLKRDELTGDIPIIMLTAKGEEDNKIQGLEVGADDYITKPFSPRELVARLKAVLRRAGPSDSEGPIEVGGLLLDPISHRVTIDGKPAEMGPTEYRLLQFFMTHQERAYTRGQLLDQVWGGNVYVEERTVDVHIRRLRKALGEAYENLVQTVRGTGYRFSTKG
- the ubiA gene encoding 4-hydroxybenzoate octaprenyltransferase, producing MYTRLLQSLNRLHPRAWDFVQLMRLEKPIGIYLLLWPTLWALWIAAEGVPSTRNLVIFVVGVILMRAAGCVINDYADRNFDGHVSRTKARPLASGRVSAREALILFAVLIALSFGLVLLTNATTVWLSFGALGVAALYPFMKRYTYYPQVVLGTAFSWGMPMAFTAETGSLPVAAWLLLLANVIWTVAYDTYYAMADREDDLKIGVKSTAILFGDADRVIILGLQGLTLLCLCLAGARFELGLYFYLGLLAAAACFAWEFHMTREREPMVCFQAFLHNHWAGLAIFIGIVLDYALR
- a CDS encoding chorismate--pyruvate lyase family protein, with the protein product MPRSASQTPDWLSRDQLQPAPSATICAWLFDERSLTRRLSELSDGGFSVIPLREGWLELRDDECAALDVPSGSLGWVREVHLRGNAEPWVFARSVAAREALTDSGLDLQQLGSRSLGELLFSDQAFERGALQVCHYPAAWLPADNPHQGLWARRSCFRRDRLAVLVAEVFLPAFWLAAH
- a CDS encoding rubredoxin — its product is MKKWQCVVCGLIYDERDGWPDDGIEPGTRWEDVPEDWLCPDCGVGKIDFEMIEIN
- a CDS encoding FAD-dependent oxidoreductase, encoding MSDPVVIVGTGLAGYNLAREFRKLDSETPLLLITADDGRSYSKPMLSTGFAKSKDADGLCMAEPGAMAEQLAAQVWTHTRVTGIDPGHQRLWIGEEAVPYRDLVLAWGAEVLRVPIEGDASEELFTVNDLHGYGHFRQAAQGKRRVLILGAGLIGCEFANDLSLGGYEVDLVAPCEQLMPALLPAEAAAAVQAGLEALGVRLHLGPVVSRLQHAGDGLEAHLSDGRSIACDLVISAVGLRPRTDLAAAAGLAINRGVMVDRQLRTSHANIYALGDCAEVDGLNLLYVMPLMACARALAKTLSGTPGEVTYGAMPVTVKTPACPLVVSPPPRGSHGNWTVEGSGADIRALCHDASGALLGYALTGAAVQEKLALNRQLPALLP
- a CDS encoding HU family DNA-binding protein, whose protein sequence is MRKPELAAAIAEKADLTKDQANRVLNAVLEEITGALNRKDSVTLVGFGTFVQRHRGARTGKNPQTGEPVKIKASNTVAFKPGKALKDSVN